A window of the Dryobates pubescens isolate bDryPub1 chromosome 36, bDryPub1.pri, whole genome shotgun sequence genome harbors these coding sequences:
- the ATP6V0A1 gene encoding V-type proton ATPase 116 kDa subunit a 1 isoform X3 has protein sequence MGELFRSEEMTLAQLFLQSEAAYCCVSELGELGKVQFRDLNPDVNVFQRKFVNEVRRCEEMDRKLRFVEKEIKKANIPIMDTGENPEVPFPRDMIDLEANFEKIENELKEINTNQEALKRNFLELTELKFILRKTQQFFDEAELHHQQMADPDLLEESSSLLEPSEMGRGAPLRLGFVAGVISRERIPTFERMLWRVCRGNVFLRQADIESPLEDPVTGDYVHKSVFIIFFQGDQLKNRVKKICEGFRASLYPCPETPQERKEMASGVNTRIDDLQMVLNQTEDHRQRVLQAAAKSLRVWFIKVRKMKAIYHTLNLCNIDVTQKCLIAEVWCPVADLDSIQFALRRGTEHSGSTVPSILNRMQTSQTPPTYNKTNKFTSGFQNIVDAYGIGTYREINPAPYTIITFPFLFAVMFGDFGHGVLMTLIALWMVLRESRILSQKSDNEMFNMVFSGRYIILLMGLFSTYTGLIYNDCFSKALNMFGSSWSVRPMFTRGNWSDALLETTPLLQLNPAIPGVFGGPYPFGIDPIWNIASNKLAFLNSFKMKMSVILGIIHMLFGVTLSLLNHIYFRKPLNIYLGFIPEMIFMSSLFGYLVILIFYKWTAYDAHTSKDAPSLLIHFINMFLFSYSDRSIKMLYSGQKGLQCFLVVVALLCVPWMLVAKPLVLRRQYLWRKHLHPQEGQPVEAQGSTVPSEALEAAAAAPGTQNFGGIRVGNGPTEEDAEIIQHDQLSTHSEEGEEFDFGDTVVYQAIHTIEYCLGCISNTASYLRLWALSLAHAQLSEVLWTMVIHIGLSVRSLGGGLGLFFIFAAFATLTVAILLVMEGLSAFLHALRLHWIEFQNKFYTGTGFKFLPFSFDTIREGRFDD, from the exons ATGGGGGAGCTGTTCCGCAGCGAGGAGATGACCCTGGCCCAGCTGTTCCTGCAGTCCGAGGCTGCCTACTGCTGTGTCAGCGAGCTGGGCGAGCTGGGCAAGGTCCAGTTCCGCGAC CTGAACCCCGACGTGAACGTGTTCCAGCGCAAGTTCGTGAATGAAGTGCGGAGGTGCGAGGAGATGGACAGGAAGCTCC GGTTTGTGGAGAAGGAGATCAAGAAAGCAAATATTCCAATCATGGACACGGGAGAAAACCCCGAGGTGCCCTTCCCTCGTGACATGATTGacctggag GCAAACTTTGAGAAAATTGAAAATGAGCTTAAGGAAATCAACACAAACCAGGAAGccctgaagagaaacttcttggaGCTGACAGAGCTGAAGTTCATACTGCGTAAAACCCAGCAGTTCTTCGATGAG GCTGAATTGCATCATCAGCAGATGGCGGATCCAGACCTGCTGGAGGAGTCCTCTTCGCTGCTGGAGCCGAGCGAGATGGGCAGGGGAGCGCCGCTGCGCCTGGG GTTCGTGGCCGGAGTCATCTCTCGGGAGCGGATCCCCACCTTCGAGCGCATGCTGTGGCGAGTCTGCCGCGGCAACGTCTTCCTGCGGCAGGCCGACATCGAGAGCCCCCTGGAGGACCCTGTCACG gGGGACTATGTGCACAAATCAGTGTTCATCATCTTCTTCCAAGGGGACCAGCTGAAGAACAGAGTCAAGAAGATCTGTGAAGG GTTCAGAGCCTCCCTCTACCCCTGCCCAGAAACACCACAGGAGCGGAAGGAGATGGCCTCTGGTGTCAACACCAGGATTGATGATCTTCAGATG GTGCTGAACCAGACGGAGGACCACCGGCAGcgagtgctgcaggcagccgcCAAGAGCCTGCGGGTGTGGTTCATCAAAGTGCGCAAGATGAAGGCCATTTACCACACCCTGAACCTCTGCAACATCGACGTCACCCAGAAGTGCCTCATTGCCGAGGTCTGGTGCCCCGTGGCTGACCTGGACTCCATCCAGTTTGCTCTCAGGAGAGGCACT gagcacagtggATCCACAGTGCCATCCATCCTGAACAGGATGCAGACCAGTCAGACCCCCCCCACatacaacaaaaccaacaagttCACCTCCGGCTTCCAGAACATCGTCGACGCTTATGGCATCGGCACCTACCGGGAGATCAACCCAG caccctaCACCATCAtcaccttccccttcctctttgcTGTCATGTTTGGGGACTTTGGCCACGGTGTGCTGATGACTCTGATTGCTCTCtggatggtgctgagggagagcCGCATCCTCTCGCAGAAGAGCGACAACGAG aTGTTCAACATGGTGTTCAGTGGGCGCTACATCATCCTGCTGATGGGGCTCTTCTCCACCTACACCGGCCTCATCTACAACGACTGCTTCTCCAAGGCCCTCAACATGTTCGGCTCCTCCTGGAGCGTGCGGCCCATGTTCACCCGGGGCAACTGGTC AGATGCCCTGCTGGAGAccactcctctgctgcagctgaaccCTGCCATCCCAGGGGTGTTTGGGGGACCCTACCCCTTTGGCATTGACCCG ATCTGGAACATTGCCAGCAACAAGCTGGCCTTCCTCAACTCCTTCAAGATGAAGATGTCTGTGATCCTTGGCATCATCCACATGCTCTTTGGAgtcaccctgagcctcctcaacCACAT CTACTTTAGGAAGCCACTGAACATCTACCTTGGATTTATCCCAGAGATGATTTTCATGTCCTCCCTCTTTGGCTACCTGGTTATCCTCATTTTCTACAAGTGGACAGCCTATGATGCTCACACCTCAAAGgatgcccccagcctgctgatcCACTTCATCAACATGTTCCTCTTCTCCTACAGTGACCGCAGCATCAAGATGCTGTACAGCGGgcag AAAGGGCTGCAGTGTTTCCTCGTGGTGGTGGCAttgctgtgtgtgccctggaTGCTGGTAGCCAAGCCCCTGGTCCTTCGCCGTCAGTACCTGTGGAGGAAGCACTTG caCCCTCAGGAGGGGCAGCCCGTGgaggcccagggcagcacagtgCCGAGCGaggctctggaggcagcagcggCTGCGCCA GGCACCCAAAACTTTGGTGGGATCCGGGTGGGCAATGGCCCTAcggaggaggatgctgagatCATCCAACATGACCAGTTGTCCACCCATTccgaggagggggaagag TTTGACTTTGGGGACACTGTGGTGTACCAGGCCATCCACACCATCGAGtactgcctgggctgcatctccAACACCGCGTCCTACCTGCGGCTCTGGGCGCTCAGCTTGGCGCACGCGC AGCTCTCGGAGGTGCTCTGGACCATGGTGATCCACATCGGCCTCAGCgtgaggagcctggggggaGGCCTTGGCCTCTTCTTCATCTTCGCTGCCTTCGCCACGCTGACCGTGGCCATCCTGCTGGTGATGGAAGGGCTCTCGGCCTTCCTGCACGCCCTGCGCCTGCACTG
- the ATP6V0A1 gene encoding V-type proton ATPase 116 kDa subunit a 1 isoform X1, with protein MGELFRSEEMTLAQLFLQSEAAYCCVSELGELGKVQFRDLNPDVNVFQRKFVNEVRRCEEMDRKLRFVEKEIKKANIPIMDTGENPEVPFPRDMIDLEANFEKIENELKEINTNQEALKRNFLELTELKFILRKTQQFFDEAELHHQQMADPDLLEESSSLLEPSEMGRGAPLRLGFVAGVISRERIPTFERMLWRVCRGNVFLRQADIESPLEDPVTGDYVHKSVFIIFFQGDQLKNRVKKICEGFRASLYPCPETPQERKEMASGVNTRIDDLQMVLNQTEDHRQRVLQAAAKSLRVWFIKVRKMKAIYHTLNLCNIDVTQKCLIAEVWCPVADLDSIQFALRRGTEHSGSTVPSILNRMQTSQTPPTYNKTNKFTSGFQNIVDAYGIGTYREINPAPYTIITFPFLFAVMFGDFGHGVLMTLIALWMVLRESRILSQKSDNEMFNMVFSGRYIILLMGLFSTYTGLIYNDCFSKALNMFGSSWSVRPMFTRGNWSDALLETTPLLQLNPAIPGVFGGPYPFGIDPIWNIASNKLAFLNSFKMKMSVILGIIHMLFGVTLSLLNHIYFRKPLNIYLGFIPEMIFMSSLFGYLVILIFYKWTAYDAHTSKDAPSLLIHFINMFLFSYSDRSIKMLYSGQKGLQCFLVVVALLCVPWMLVAKPLVLRRQYLWRKHLHPQEGQPVEAQGSTVPSEALEAAAAAPGTQNFGGIRVGNGPTEEDAEIIQHDQLSTHSEEGEERTEEEVFDFGDTVVYQAIHTIEYCLGCISNTASYLRLWALSLAHAQLSEVLWTMVIHIGLSVRSLGGGLGLFFIFAAFATLTVAILLVMEGLSAFLHALRLHWIEFQNKFYTGTGFKFLPFSFDTIREGRFDD; from the exons ATGGGGGAGCTGTTCCGCAGCGAGGAGATGACCCTGGCCCAGCTGTTCCTGCAGTCCGAGGCTGCCTACTGCTGTGTCAGCGAGCTGGGCGAGCTGGGCAAGGTCCAGTTCCGCGAC CTGAACCCCGACGTGAACGTGTTCCAGCGCAAGTTCGTGAATGAAGTGCGGAGGTGCGAGGAGATGGACAGGAAGCTCC GGTTTGTGGAGAAGGAGATCAAGAAAGCAAATATTCCAATCATGGACACGGGAGAAAACCCCGAGGTGCCCTTCCCTCGTGACATGATTGacctggag GCAAACTTTGAGAAAATTGAAAATGAGCTTAAGGAAATCAACACAAACCAGGAAGccctgaagagaaacttcttggaGCTGACAGAGCTGAAGTTCATACTGCGTAAAACCCAGCAGTTCTTCGATGAG GCTGAATTGCATCATCAGCAGATGGCGGATCCAGACCTGCTGGAGGAGTCCTCTTCGCTGCTGGAGCCGAGCGAGATGGGCAGGGGAGCGCCGCTGCGCCTGGG GTTCGTGGCCGGAGTCATCTCTCGGGAGCGGATCCCCACCTTCGAGCGCATGCTGTGGCGAGTCTGCCGCGGCAACGTCTTCCTGCGGCAGGCCGACATCGAGAGCCCCCTGGAGGACCCTGTCACG gGGGACTATGTGCACAAATCAGTGTTCATCATCTTCTTCCAAGGGGACCAGCTGAAGAACAGAGTCAAGAAGATCTGTGAAGG GTTCAGAGCCTCCCTCTACCCCTGCCCAGAAACACCACAGGAGCGGAAGGAGATGGCCTCTGGTGTCAACACCAGGATTGATGATCTTCAGATG GTGCTGAACCAGACGGAGGACCACCGGCAGcgagtgctgcaggcagccgcCAAGAGCCTGCGGGTGTGGTTCATCAAAGTGCGCAAGATGAAGGCCATTTACCACACCCTGAACCTCTGCAACATCGACGTCACCCAGAAGTGCCTCATTGCCGAGGTCTGGTGCCCCGTGGCTGACCTGGACTCCATCCAGTTTGCTCTCAGGAGAGGCACT gagcacagtggATCCACAGTGCCATCCATCCTGAACAGGATGCAGACCAGTCAGACCCCCCCCACatacaacaaaaccaacaagttCACCTCCGGCTTCCAGAACATCGTCGACGCTTATGGCATCGGCACCTACCGGGAGATCAACCCAG caccctaCACCATCAtcaccttccccttcctctttgcTGTCATGTTTGGGGACTTTGGCCACGGTGTGCTGATGACTCTGATTGCTCTCtggatggtgctgagggagagcCGCATCCTCTCGCAGAAGAGCGACAACGAG aTGTTCAACATGGTGTTCAGTGGGCGCTACATCATCCTGCTGATGGGGCTCTTCTCCACCTACACCGGCCTCATCTACAACGACTGCTTCTCCAAGGCCCTCAACATGTTCGGCTCCTCCTGGAGCGTGCGGCCCATGTTCACCCGGGGCAACTGGTC AGATGCCCTGCTGGAGAccactcctctgctgcagctgaaccCTGCCATCCCAGGGGTGTTTGGGGGACCCTACCCCTTTGGCATTGACCCG ATCTGGAACATTGCCAGCAACAAGCTGGCCTTCCTCAACTCCTTCAAGATGAAGATGTCTGTGATCCTTGGCATCATCCACATGCTCTTTGGAgtcaccctgagcctcctcaacCACAT CTACTTTAGGAAGCCACTGAACATCTACCTTGGATTTATCCCAGAGATGATTTTCATGTCCTCCCTCTTTGGCTACCTGGTTATCCTCATTTTCTACAAGTGGACAGCCTATGATGCTCACACCTCAAAGgatgcccccagcctgctgatcCACTTCATCAACATGTTCCTCTTCTCCTACAGTGACCGCAGCATCAAGATGCTGTACAGCGGgcag AAAGGGCTGCAGTGTTTCCTCGTGGTGGTGGCAttgctgtgtgtgccctggaTGCTGGTAGCCAAGCCCCTGGTCCTTCGCCGTCAGTACCTGTGGAGGAAGCACTTG caCCCTCAGGAGGGGCAGCCCGTGgaggcccagggcagcacagtgCCGAGCGaggctctggaggcagcagcggCTGCGCCA GGCACCCAAAACTTTGGTGGGATCCGGGTGGGCAATGGCCCTAcggaggaggatgctgagatCATCCAACATGACCAGTTGTCCACCCATTccgaggagggggaagag CGtacagaggaggaggtg TTTGACTTTGGGGACACTGTGGTGTACCAGGCCATCCACACCATCGAGtactgcctgggctgcatctccAACACCGCGTCCTACCTGCGGCTCTGGGCGCTCAGCTTGGCGCACGCGC AGCTCTCGGAGGTGCTCTGGACCATGGTGATCCACATCGGCCTCAGCgtgaggagcctggggggaGGCCTTGGCCTCTTCTTCATCTTCGCTGCCTTCGCCACGCTGACCGTGGCCATCCTGCTGGTGATGGAAGGGCTCTCGGCCTTCCTGCACGCCCTGCGCCTGCACTG
- the ATP6V0A1 gene encoding V-type proton ATPase 116 kDa subunit a 1 isoform X11, translated as MGELFRSEEMTLAQLFLQSEAAYCCVSELGELGKVQFRDLNPDVNVFQRKFVNEVRRCEEMDRKLRFVEKEIKKANIPIMDTGENPEVPFPRDMIDLEANFEKIENELKEINTNQEALKRNFLELTELKFILRKTQQFFDEAELHHQQMADPDLLEESSSLLEPSEMGRGAPLRLGFVAGVISRERIPTFERMLWRVCRGNVFLRQADIESPLEDPVTGDYVHKSVFIIFFQGDQLKNRVKKICEGFRASLYPCPETPQERKEMASGVNTRIDDLQMVLNQTEDHRQRVLQAAAKSLRVWFIKVRKMKAIYHTLNLCNIDVTQKCLIAEVWCPVADLDSIQFALRRGTEHSGSTVPSILNRMQTSQTPPTYNKTNKFTSGFQNIVDAYGIGTYREINPAPYTIITFPFLFAVMFGDFGHGVLMTLIALWMVLRESRILSQKSDNEMFNMVFSGRYIILLMGLFSTYTGLIYNDCFSKALNMFGSSWSVRPMFTRGNWSDALLETTPLLQLNPAIPGVFGGPYPFGIDPIWNIASNKLAFLNSFKMKMSVILGIIHMLFGVTLSLLNHIYFRKPLNIYLGFIPEMIFMSSLFGYLVILIFYKWTAYDAHTSKDAPSLLIHFINMFLFSYSDRSIKMLYSGQKGLQCFLVVVALLCVPWMLVAKPLVLRRQYLWRKHLHPQEGQPVEAQGSTVPSEALEAAAAAPGTQNFGGIRVGNGPTEEDAEIIQHDQLSTHSEEGEEDRVPEQVLHRHWVQVPPILLRHHP; from the exons ATGGGGGAGCTGTTCCGCAGCGAGGAGATGACCCTGGCCCAGCTGTTCCTGCAGTCCGAGGCTGCCTACTGCTGTGTCAGCGAGCTGGGCGAGCTGGGCAAGGTCCAGTTCCGCGAC CTGAACCCCGACGTGAACGTGTTCCAGCGCAAGTTCGTGAATGAAGTGCGGAGGTGCGAGGAGATGGACAGGAAGCTCC GGTTTGTGGAGAAGGAGATCAAGAAAGCAAATATTCCAATCATGGACACGGGAGAAAACCCCGAGGTGCCCTTCCCTCGTGACATGATTGacctggag GCAAACTTTGAGAAAATTGAAAATGAGCTTAAGGAAATCAACACAAACCAGGAAGccctgaagagaaacttcttggaGCTGACAGAGCTGAAGTTCATACTGCGTAAAACCCAGCAGTTCTTCGATGAG GCTGAATTGCATCATCAGCAGATGGCGGATCCAGACCTGCTGGAGGAGTCCTCTTCGCTGCTGGAGCCGAGCGAGATGGGCAGGGGAGCGCCGCTGCGCCTGGG GTTCGTGGCCGGAGTCATCTCTCGGGAGCGGATCCCCACCTTCGAGCGCATGCTGTGGCGAGTCTGCCGCGGCAACGTCTTCCTGCGGCAGGCCGACATCGAGAGCCCCCTGGAGGACCCTGTCACG gGGGACTATGTGCACAAATCAGTGTTCATCATCTTCTTCCAAGGGGACCAGCTGAAGAACAGAGTCAAGAAGATCTGTGAAGG GTTCAGAGCCTCCCTCTACCCCTGCCCAGAAACACCACAGGAGCGGAAGGAGATGGCCTCTGGTGTCAACACCAGGATTGATGATCTTCAGATG GTGCTGAACCAGACGGAGGACCACCGGCAGcgagtgctgcaggcagccgcCAAGAGCCTGCGGGTGTGGTTCATCAAAGTGCGCAAGATGAAGGCCATTTACCACACCCTGAACCTCTGCAACATCGACGTCACCCAGAAGTGCCTCATTGCCGAGGTCTGGTGCCCCGTGGCTGACCTGGACTCCATCCAGTTTGCTCTCAGGAGAGGCACT gagcacagtggATCCACAGTGCCATCCATCCTGAACAGGATGCAGACCAGTCAGACCCCCCCCACatacaacaaaaccaacaagttCACCTCCGGCTTCCAGAACATCGTCGACGCTTATGGCATCGGCACCTACCGGGAGATCAACCCAG caccctaCACCATCAtcaccttccccttcctctttgcTGTCATGTTTGGGGACTTTGGCCACGGTGTGCTGATGACTCTGATTGCTCTCtggatggtgctgagggagagcCGCATCCTCTCGCAGAAGAGCGACAACGAG aTGTTCAACATGGTGTTCAGTGGGCGCTACATCATCCTGCTGATGGGGCTCTTCTCCACCTACACCGGCCTCATCTACAACGACTGCTTCTCCAAGGCCCTCAACATGTTCGGCTCCTCCTGGAGCGTGCGGCCCATGTTCACCCGGGGCAACTGGTC AGATGCCCTGCTGGAGAccactcctctgctgcagctgaaccCTGCCATCCCAGGGGTGTTTGGGGGACCCTACCCCTTTGGCATTGACCCG ATCTGGAACATTGCCAGCAACAAGCTGGCCTTCCTCAACTCCTTCAAGATGAAGATGTCTGTGATCCTTGGCATCATCCACATGCTCTTTGGAgtcaccctgagcctcctcaacCACAT CTACTTTAGGAAGCCACTGAACATCTACCTTGGATTTATCCCAGAGATGATTTTCATGTCCTCCCTCTTTGGCTACCTGGTTATCCTCATTTTCTACAAGTGGACAGCCTATGATGCTCACACCTCAAAGgatgcccccagcctgctgatcCACTTCATCAACATGTTCCTCTTCTCCTACAGTGACCGCAGCATCAAGATGCTGTACAGCGGgcag AAAGGGCTGCAGTGTTTCCTCGTGGTGGTGGCAttgctgtgtgtgccctggaTGCTGGTAGCCAAGCCCCTGGTCCTTCGCCGTCAGTACCTGTGGAGGAAGCACTTG caCCCTCAGGAGGGGCAGCCCGTGgaggcccagggcagcacagtgCCGAGCGaggctctggaggcagcagcggCTGCGCCA GGCACCCAAAACTTTGGTGGGATCCGGGTGGGCAATGGCCCTAcggaggaggatgctgagatCATCCAACATGACCAGTTGTCCACCCATTccgaggagggggaagag